One Oscillospiraceae bacterium genomic region harbors:
- a CDS encoding DUF1700 domain-containing protein: MKMRKDEFIKALKRALFRLKKTERDRYLAYYSELIDDKIESGMNEAEAIGEFASISNIKESIMSDALERGMIKPKHNPLTIILLILGSPLWLAFVLALFSLIIALYVVVWAVIISICAIELSFIAVCIGSVVFFIVNMASNSAFALLILGSGLICAAISVLIFVPIIKLIKHMVIYSFELCKSIWQKINIKGRELI, encoded by the coding sequence ATGAAGATGCGAAAAGATGAATTTATTAAAGCACTTAAACGAGCTTTATTTAGATTAAAAAAAACGGAACGTGATCGGTACTTAGCATATTATAGCGAGTTAATTGACGATAAAATCGAATCTGGTATGAATGAAGCAGAGGCTATCGGAGAATTCGCATCTATTTCTAATATAAAAGAATCAATTATGTCAGACGCCTTGGAACGCGGAATGATAAAACCCAAACACAACCCGCTGACTATAATTTTGTTGATACTCGGATCACCGCTTTGGCTTGCGTTCGTTCTTGCGCTTTTTTCATTAATAATTGCTTTATATGTAGTCGTATGGGCAGTCATAATTTCAATATGCGCAATTGAACTGTCATTCATTGCTGTCTGCATAGGATCAGTAGTTTTCTTTATTGTAAATATGGCTTCAAACAGCGCTTTTGCTCTTTTAATTCTCGGAAGCGGTTTAATATGTGCTGCCATATCTGTCCTGATATTCGTTCCAATAATAAAGCTTATAAAACACATGGTCATATATTCTTTTGAATTATGTAAAAGTATATGGCAAAAAATCAATATAAAAGGCAGAGAGCTAATATGA
- a CDS encoding glucose-6-phosphate isomerase, whose product MSLKLNAEYLRQFITESEYENFESPTITAAKRLQEDTEKCSQPVGWVDLPKTFDREEFARIKSAAEKIKKICEVFVVIGIGGSYLGARAAIEFIKGENHNVFSGESPEIYFTGNSIDSDSIYELLEICKNKEIAINVISKSGTTTEPAIAFRIFRELLENKYGKDGAKERIYITTDKKVVPGTLKEFAENAGYETFIVPDDIGGRYSVLSAVGLLPIAVAGCDIDQIMRGALDACKDFDNFDYASNDCLKYAAIRNILYSKGKSIEIYCAYSMSFRYIAEWLKQLFAESEGKDNKGIFPASLIYTTDLHSLGQYVQDGKRILFETVILTNKPRHDISIPKAENDIDGLDYISGRSLSYVNSKAFLGTVQAHCSGGVPNIIMELDCADEMNFGYMTYFFEKACAISGYILGINPFNQPGVEEYKRNMFIHLGKPGYEHK is encoded by the coding sequence ATGTCATTGAAGTTAAACGCAGAATATTTAAGACAGTTTATAACCGAATCAGAATATGAAAATTTTGAGAGTCCCACAATAACAGCAGCAAAACGTCTCCAAGAAGACACTGAGAAGTGTTCGCAGCCAGTCGGCTGGGTTGATCTTCCAAAAACTTTCGATCGTGAGGAATTTGCACGTATAAAATCAGCTGCGGAAAAAATTAAAAAAATATGCGAAGTTTTCGTTGTAATTGGTATAGGCGGATCATATCTCGGGGCAAGAGCGGCAATTGAATTTATAAAAGGCGAAAACCATAATGTTTTCAGCGGCGAGTCACCTGAAATTTATTTCACAGGTAATTCTATTGATTCCGACAGCATATATGAGTTGCTCGAAATATGCAAAAATAAAGAAATAGCCATAAATGTTATATCAAAATCAGGAACAACTACAGAGCCTGCAATTGCGTTTCGCATATTCAGAGAACTTCTTGAAAATAAATACGGTAAGGACGGCGCCAAAGAACGTATTTATATAACAACAGATAAAAAGGTTGTTCCCGGCACCTTGAAAGAATTCGCCGAGAACGCGGGATATGAAACCTTTATTGTACCGGACGATATCGGAGGAAGATACAGCGTGTTGAGCGCAGTCGGTCTGTTGCCGATTGCCGTCGCCGGCTGTGATATTGATCAAATAATGAGAGGCGCTCTTGATGCATGCAAAGACTTTGATAACTTTGATTACGCATCGAATGATTGCCTCAAATATGCGGCAATAAGAAATATATTGTATTCAAAAGGAAAGAGCATAGAAATTTATTGTGCATATTCAATGAGCTTCAGATATATTGCGGAATGGCTCAAACAGCTTTTCGCCGAAAGCGAAGGAAAAGACAATAAAGGTATTTTCCCAGCAAGCTTGATATACACAACAGATCTTCATTCGCTCGGACAATATGTACAGGATGGCAAAAGAATACTATTTGAGACTGTAATTCTCACAAATAAGCCTCGTCATGATATTTCAATACCAAAAGCCGAAAACGATATTGACGGACTTGATTACATTTCCGGGCGTTCTCTCAGCTATGTAAACAGTAAAGCGTTTTTAGGAACCGTACAGGCGCATTGCAGCGGAGGCGTCCCCAATATAATAATGGAGCTTGATTGCGCCGATGAAATGAATTTCGGATATATGACATACTTTTTCGAAAAAGCATGCGCAATATCAGGTTATATACTCGGTATTAATCCATTCAATCAGCCTGGTGTTGAAGAATATAAACGTAATATGTTTATTCATCTCGGAAAACCGGGTTACGAGCATAAATAA
- a CDS encoding PadR family transcriptional regulator: MDIQLKRGVVEICVLAAMLKGETYGYQLIKDIEPHIEISESTLYPILKRLETSGCLTVRSAEHNGRLRKYYSISYEGMEKIKEFLCNWDSIMKTYKFIKGEYEDAKR, translated from the coding sequence ATGGATATTCAACTCAAACGCGGAGTCGTGGAGATATGCGTGTTAGCTGCAATGCTTAAAGGCGAAACATACGGCTATCAATTGATCAAAGATATTGAACCTCATATCGAAATTTCGGAGTCAACTCTTTATCCTATATTAAAAAGGCTTGAAACCTCAGGATGTCTGACCGTGCGTTCCGCCGAGCATAATGGCAGATTAAGAAAGTATTATTCGATTTCATATGAAGGAATGGAAAAAATCAAGGAATTTCTATGCAACTGGGACAGTATTATGAAAACCTATAAATTTATTAAAGGAGAATATGAAGATGCGAAAAGATGA
- a CDS encoding DHHW family protein, whose amino-acid sequence MKKAISFILIVCIAFSFSSCISETPHSSETNTTTSNENTVCINENGVFTLNCAADLKQYKIDVANLYNYLYNIKKPLLYVSIPVKSQSYGLNDATAVNKAEMKNLIDSLFIDYLDLSHSFDTSPGDYYYKNNCLYTANGNFLIYQKIAEKIGSYYSILTDIKDKSLITDGYNLKTLSSAAPAPKEAEREDYSYYVPKGSNNLSVSYYNDRNQTSKISGIFTKSIALEIKFHTESESYDASLTGEKLMFERHYDYFTVSNAAKTNSAIILHNLDDLSIISLMSQCFGKITAIDVRNISNDNLITLLDSLDADVYISLVDENRAYHKPYYKSSETISNNALKENSSAYPFKDNNRMLQVAYKTSEINTALGYMKDLVKVLKEKGTDLFFVQTPFKVLENETVLPEGITDETNETADRFLAELDKIGVNILDLRQNLKESGMDTSDFFFKTDHHWTHRSAFWGYTQIVNALRDDWGHNVNPDGYYTNLDNFVVKDIKNCYFAHFGTYYNKLFVGLDDITLIYPKFETKYTYMNNQNGKIINRSGSFFDAILDSSTMNYNEEPVTSTRYHTYINASCPYVEITNESAPCDINLLIVKDSFSLPVIAWLSLNYKHITVYDAAQNTQFTLYQLLEKKSFDMMLMIYNPDICFVLPRQYKFK is encoded by the coding sequence ATGAAAAAAGCCATTTCGTTTATACTTATCGTCTGTATCGCTTTCTCCTTCAGTTCATGTATATCTGAAACCCCACATTCATCGGAAACAAATACGACAACCAGTAATGAAAACACGGTTTGTATTAATGAAAACGGTGTATTTACATTGAATTGCGCGGCGGATCTTAAGCAATATAAAATCGATGTAGCTAATTTATATAATTATTTATATAATATTAAGAAGCCTCTTTTATATGTCAGCATTCCTGTCAAATCCCAGAGCTATGGGCTTAACGACGCGACAGCGGTTAATAAAGCCGAAATGAAAAATCTTATCGATTCACTTTTTATTGATTATCTTGATCTTTCACATTCGTTTGATACATCTCCCGGTGATTATTACTATAAAAATAATTGCTTGTATACGGCAAACGGAAATTTCCTTATATATCAGAAAATAGCTGAAAAGATCGGATCATATTACAGCATTCTTACGGACATAAAAGATAAATCACTTATAACGGACGGATATAATCTAAAGACTCTATCTTCTGCCGCTCCGGCTCCGAAAGAAGCAGAAAGAGAAGATTATTCCTATTACGTTCCCAAGGGATCAAATAATTTATCTGTATCATATTATAATGATCGGAATCAAACTTCAAAAATAAGCGGAATTTTTACAAAATCAATCGCACTTGAGATAAAATTTCATACCGAAAGCGAAAGTTATGATGCTTCTCTTACGGGAGAAAAGCTCATGTTTGAACGCCATTACGATTATTTTACAGTTTCGAACGCTGCTAAAACAAACTCCGCGATCATATTGCATAATCTAGACGATCTATCAATTATTTCACTTATGTCTCAATGCTTCGGAAAAATCACTGCAATAGATGTGAGAAACATAAGCAATGATAACCTGATTACGCTGCTTGATTCTCTAGACGCCGATGTATATATTTCTCTCGTGGATGAAAACAGAGCATATCATAAACCATACTATAAAAGTTCAGAAACGATATCAAATAACGCTCTTAAAGAAAACAGCAGCGCTTATCCTTTTAAAGATAACAACAGAATGCTTCAGGTCGCGTATAAAACATCCGAAATTAATACAGCGCTCGGATACATGAAGGATCTCGTTAAGGTTCTTAAAGAGAAGGGAACTGATCTGTTTTTTGTCCAAACGCCATTTAAGGTTCTCGAGAATGAAACGGTTTTACCCGAAGGAATAACAGATGAAACAAACGAGACAGCGGACAGATTTCTTGCAGAGCTTGATAAAATTGGTGTAAATATTCTTGATCTGAGACAAAATCTTAAAGAAAGCGGAATGGACACGTCTGACTTTTTCTTTAAAACAGATCATCACTGGACGCATAGAAGCGCTTTTTGGGGGTATACACAAATAGTAAATGCTCTTCGGGATGATTGGGGTCACAATGTAAATCCTGATGGGTATTATACTAATCTCGACAATTTCGTCGTTAAAGATATAAAAAACTGCTATTTCGCTCATTTTGGAACATATTATAATAAGTTGTTCGTCGGATTGGACGACATAACGTTAATCTATCCAAAATTCGAAACAAAATATACCTATATGAATAATCAAAATGGCAAAATCATAAATCGCAGCGGCAGCTTTTTTGATGCAATTTTAGATTCTTCAACTATGAATTATAACGAAGAGCCCGTAACGTCTACAAGATATCATACATATATAAATGCGTCATGTCCGTATGTGGAAATAACTAATGAATCTGCTCCGTGCGATATAAATTTATTGATTGTAAAGGATTCGTTTTCTCTTCCGGTAATTGCGTGGCTGTCTCTTAATTATAAACATATAACTGTGTATGATGCCGCGCAGAATACACAATTCACTCTTTATCAGCTTTTGGAAAAGAAAAGTTTCGATATGATGCTTATGATTTATAATCCGGATATATGTTTTGTGCTTCCGCGTCAGTATAAGTTCAAATAG
- a CDS encoding DUF4097 family beta strand repeat-containing protein: MKYNNKVIITVFSILMTLGVICVIGAFISTNFNFKFLNTDKEYTEIIKDFDVSEGCSLQIITDIEDIRIGISEDNLVHLKYYDSDNQTHSFEYTEDIVSLHLNRVYRKWYDYIRFNFYYKNNCINVLIPDKMNGDITLKAATGTITVSNISSDGNIMIKNSTGEINIENLHAVEINMNSATGSIMAQKIVSSKFNAECSIGNIDTKNIIVDSFTAISSTGNVSLNSVSSDSVKVKCSTGNVVFTDLDGKDIDFKTSTGKIKGNINRHITEYQITSKTSTGKNNLTGINFNGQYTLSAETSTGNIEILFAK; this comes from the coding sequence ATGAAATATAACAACAAAGTAATAATTACTGTTTTTTCTATTTTAATGACATTAGGAGTTATCTGCGTAATTGGAGCTTTTATTTCAACTAATTTTAATTTTAAATTTCTGAACACAGATAAAGAATACACAGAAATTATCAAGGATTTTGATGTCTCCGAAGGATGTTCTCTCCAAATCATAACCGATATAGAAGATATACGAATAGGTATTTCTGAAGATAACCTTGTTCATTTGAAATACTATGACTCCGATAATCAAACCCATTCATTCGAGTATACAGAGGACATTGTCTCATTACACCTTAACAGAGTATACCGTAAATGGTATGATTATATTCGATTCAATTTTTATTATAAAAATAATTGTATAAATGTGCTTATTCCTGATAAAATGAATGGAGATATAACACTAAAAGCTGCAACCGGTACTATAACAGTTAGCAATATTTCTTCTGACGGCAATATTATGATAAAGAATTCCACAGGAGAGATCAACATTGAAAATTTGCACGCAGTTGAAATAAATATGAATTCCGCAACCGGAAGTATCATGGCTCAGAAAATCGTCTCGTCAAAGTTCAATGCAGAGTGCTCAATCGGAAATATTGACACAAAAAATATTATCGTAGATTCATTTACTGCAATTTCATCGACGGGTAATGTTTCGTTGAATTCTGTTTCCTCTGATTCTGTTAAAGTAAAATGTTCAACTGGTAATGTTGTATTCACTGATCTTGACGGAAAAGATATTGACTTTAAAACATCAACCGGTAAAATTAAAGGAAATATAAACCGTCACATAACAGAATATCAAATTACAAGCAAAACATCGACTGGTAAAAATAATCTTACCGGTATAAATTTCAACGGCCAATATACACTATCGGCTGAAACTTCTACAGGTAATATTGAGATATTATTTGCAAAATAA
- a CDS encoding class I SAM-dependent methyltransferase — MIDLISLEKSFVAPHLKKGGVAVDFTMGNGHDTLYLSDSIGIEGKVYAFDIQKIAVDSTRALLQKEALYNNYTLICDSHANIEQYVKEPICVGIFNLGYLPGGDKSITTMRASTLAAVNAGINLLGNDAILLIAVYPGHAEGTAEGEMLISHLQTLDRKIYCVGCFKIINSPSSPFFISIEKK; from the coding sequence ATGATTGATTTGATATCTCTTGAAAAAAGCTTTGTTGCTCCTCATCTTAAAAAAGGAGGCGTAGCTGTAGATTTTACGATGGGAAACGGACATGATACATTATATCTTTCCGACTCAATAGGCATTGAAGGAAAGGTATACGCGTTTGATATACAAAAGATCGCAGTTGATTCAACCCGCGCTCTTCTTCAAAAGGAAGCATTATATAATAATTATACACTTATTTGTGATTCACACGCAAATATTGAGCAATATGTAAAAGAACCGATTTGCGTGGGAATATTTAACCTGGGATATCTACCAGGAGGAGACAAGAGCATCACAACCATGCGTGCGTCAACACTGGCTGCCGTTAATGCCGGAATCAATTTGTTGGGAAATGACGCCATATTGCTTATTGCGGTATATCCCGGTCATGCGGAAGGAACCGCGGAAGGCGAAATGCTCATTTCGCATCTGCAGACATTGGACAGAAAGATATACTGCGTCGGATGCTTTAAAATAATCAATTCACCGTCTTCACCGTTTTTCATTTCGATAGAAAAAAAATAA
- the prmA gene encoding 50S ribosomal protein L11 methyltransferase, with amino-acid sequence MKYLTAVITLPHEFVEETENLLVVNGFSYFETHDFADLDAVAGRMFYDYIDDKLIKTKNASAVIKIYLSLDEEGQKAFDLIKDIVIPSSSGASKTVLTSENIDTADWENNWKEFFHPFNVGNCFTVSPTWEKPAVPVGRALIEIDPGGAFGSGTHATTRLCLELCEKFAPNAKKILDIGCGSGILGIGAALVSDNAQIDAVDIDPVAVKICKENFIQNHIKSDRYRIFCGDATEDDASAIKLSEKYDLIFANIVAGVIIELGSFFANKLNKKGKLIASGIITERMNEVVEAMKAYGFEKEDGLSLEGWECIVFSL; translated from the coding sequence GTGAAATATCTCACAGCTGTTATAACACTTCCGCATGAATTTGTGGAAGAAACTGAAAATCTTCTTGTCGTTAACGGCTTTTCATATTTTGAAACACATGACTTTGCCGATCTTGATGCTGTGGCCGGACGTATGTTTTATGATTACATAGACGACAAGCTGATTAAAACAAAAAACGCTTCTGCGGTTATAAAAATCTATCTTTCTCTTGATGAAGAAGGGCAGAAAGCGTTTGATTTGATAAAAGATATCGTGATACCTTCTTCTTCCGGAGCGTCTAAAACTGTTCTTACCTCTGAAAATATCGATACTGCCGACTGGGAAAATAACTGGAAGGAATTTTTTCATCCATTTAATGTGGGAAATTGCTTTACGGTTTCGCCTACATGGGAAAAGCCTGCTGTTCCCGTGGGGAGAGCTTTGATAGAGATTGATCCCGGCGGAGCCTTCGGAAGCGGAACACATGCCACTACACGACTCTGCCTTGAGTTATGTGAAAAATTCGCACCGAACGCCAAAAAAATCCTTGATATAGGATGCGGAAGCGGAATTCTCGGAATAGGCGCGGCTTTGGTTTCAGATAATGCTCAGATTGACGCAGTTGATATCGATCCTGTTGCCGTAAAGATATGCAAAGAGAATTTCATACAAAATCACATTAAATCCGATCGTTACCGGATTTTCTGCGGAGATGCGACAGAGGACGACGCTTCCGCAATAAAGCTGAGTGAAAAATATGACTTGATATTCGCGAATATTGTCGCCGGAGTTATAATCGAACTTGGCTCCTTCTTTGCAAATAAATTAAATAAAAAGGGGAAACTTATTGCTTCCGGAATCATTACCGAAAGAATGAATGAGGTCGTGGAAGCGATGAAAGCATATGGCTTTGAAAAAGAAGACGGTCTTTCGCTCGAGGGCTGGGAGTGCATTGTTTTCTCACTTTGA
- a CDS encoding DHHW family protein, which produces MALKKKTVFRSRAGSALFSHFDISLSGSNYNLKPLNYKIAKQATAFALSLVVLLTAGFTSCEFSHNTENDKTADIESVSLTDINFSKTEDASPSMSDDKLSAKAADFLNLNNYFYNYKTPCLFITPPSKKGSEARANNKAVETLLKREHADTLDLSDIFDSSDVQQYYHGTNITTYEASRLLLGRISLMLFDEYVLMRGYTDKKLADSIVENSVMLKNEMGENFNFMNLHFRKGYNFKVEKKISESSTASGLFDEVIISTDKTNENNLSNLFFCGDAALIHVSNPNGIGNITVIHNGNDYSTLSLMALYFADMYIININLLKESVLNTVKSYINASKTDLCISIIDVNSEYPAFSDITYVMNDYKDNGNASTIRDYDKVLQVRYDYIDPSIYLPNVKKLSDLCEKKGIKFSFVIAPFKILEGKTVLPKYFKDYTNKTADDFISKLTQNNINYLDIRQAFLDPKVDTSKFFLKTEHHWSHTGAFFGYSVLLDYLKDSFSIDINKNGYYSDLSNYNIEQYKNSMYSYYADGLKMSFTGADTITLIYPKQETDIKLTYSYNTVREGNFRKAIFDQSYLNNLDTVIQKRYQCYLGNDTDMVVLENDNAETDQSILVIKDSFALPVGAWLSQNFKKVTLFDTRFMKTTATNFLKDNDFDIVIVLYNASLFKIAPAMFKF; this is translated from the coding sequence ATGGCTTTGAAAAAGAAGACGGTCTTTCGCTCGAGGGCTGGGAGTGCATTGTTTTCTCACTTTGACATATCGCTGTCCGGTTCTAATTATAACTTAAAACCTTTAAATTATAAAATAGCAAAACAAGCGACAGCGTTTGCGTTGTCGCTTGTAGTTTTGCTTACAGCAGGATTTACTTCATGCGAATTTTCACATAATACCGAAAATGATAAAACAGCTGACATTGAATCAGTTTCGCTCACAGATATCAATTTTTCCAAAACCGAGGACGCATCGCCATCGATGAGCGATGATAAGCTATCGGCAAAAGCCGCGGATTTTTTAAACCTGAATAATTATTTCTATAATTATAAAACTCCTTGTTTATTTATAACTCCTCCTTCTAAAAAGGGAAGCGAAGCAAGAGCCAATAATAAAGCTGTTGAAACTTTGTTAAAAAGAGAACACGCTGACACACTTGACCTTTCTGATATTTTCGATTCATCTGATGTTCAACAGTATTATCACGGAACAAATATTACGACATATGAAGCATCAAGGCTTTTACTCGGCAGGATTTCATTAATGCTTTTTGATGAATATGTTTTAATGAGAGGATATACTGATAAAAAGCTTGCTGATTCTATTGTTGAAAACAGTGTCATGCTTAAAAACGAAATGGGCGAAAATTTTAATTTCATGAACCTTCATTTCAGAAAAGGATATAACTTCAAAGTCGAAAAAAAAATCAGTGAATCATCAACAGCTTCCGGTTTATTTGACGAAGTGATAATTTCAACAGATAAGACCAATGAAAACAATTTATCAAATCTATTCTTTTGCGGAGACGCCGCATTGATTCATGTATCAAATCCCAACGGGATAGGTAATATAACCGTTATTCACAACGGCAACGACTATTCAACTCTTTCATTAATGGCTCTCTATTTCGCAGATATGTACATAATAAATATAAATTTATTAAAGGAGTCGGTGCTTAATACAGTTAAATCATATATAAATGCTTCGAAAACCGACCTTTGCATATCAATTATAGATGTTAACAGCGAATATCCCGCATTTTCAGATATAACTTATGTAATGAACGATTACAAAGATAACGGCAATGCTTCAACAATCAGAGATTATGACAAGGTATTACAGGTAAGATACGATTATATCGATCCTTCGATATATCTGCCGAATGTTAAAAAGCTATCAGACTTATGTGAGAAAAAAGGTATTAAGTTTTCATTTGTAATTGCTCCTTTTAAAATACTCGAAGGCAAAACCGTCCTTCCGAAATATTTCAAGGATTACACAAATAAAACTGCCGATGATTTTATATCAAAGCTTACGCAAAACAATATAAATTATCTCGATATCAGACAGGCATTTCTTGATCCCAAAGTCGATACATCGAAATTCTTTTTGAAAACCGAACATCATTGGTCTCATACAGGAGCATTTTTCGGTTATTCGGTTCTTCTTGATTATTTAAAGGACTCTTTTTCAATTGACATCAATAAAAACGGATATTATTCCGATTTATCAAATTATAATATTGAACAATACAAAAATTCAATGTATTCTTATTATGCAGACGGATTAAAAATGAGCTTTACTGGTGCGGATACCATAACGCTTATTTATCCCAAGCAGGAAACTGATATAAAACTTACATACAGTTATAATACCGTCAGAGAAGGCAATTTTAGAAAAGCAATTTTCGATCAGTCCTATTTGAACAATCTGGATACCGTAATACAAAAGAGATATCAATGCTATCTGGGTAATGATACGGATATGGTAGTTTTAGAAAATGATAATGCGGAAACTGATCAGAGTATACTTGTTATTAAGGATTCATTTGCTTTGCCGGTTGGTGCATGGCTGTCACAGAATTTCAAAAAAGTAACTTTGTTTGACACAAGGTTTATGAAAACAACCGCGACAAATTTCTTAAAAGACAATGATTTTGACATTGTTATAGTATTATACAATGCTTCATTATTTAAAATTGCTCCTGCTATGTTTAAATTCTGA